The following are encoded together in the Phycisphaerae bacterium genome:
- a CDS encoding DUF1559 domain-containing protein, which yields MIPNEAGNHGRRVFTLIELLVVVAIIAVLVAILLPALQNAREAARRVACGSNLRQIMTGFVMYAGESLDCFPWGDAMYYHGSAGQTDGTGNFSDYLGTQNWGYEGEQGKHYGLMVLLKPKRTYSSWPNDPVMFTTKFDPNALYCPSDMRRFPDNFPTKTWELKNGSYAYRGLTPRSTVPNDRFGAWWNFNGPSRTSDPARPMVVDRFTPDIHLRYYNIAATDGSVRLIHDSVGLVPKAGWALPVWSFFDAASGLAWD from the coding sequence ATGATACCGAATGAGGCAGGCAATCATGGGCGTCGGGTCTTCACGCTCATCGAACTGCTGGTCGTCGTCGCGATCATCGCCGTCCTGGTCGCCATCCTCCTGCCCGCCCTGCAGAACGCACGCGAAGCGGCGCGACGCGTCGCCTGTGGCAGCAATCTCCGTCAAATCATGACCGGCTTCGTGATGTACGCCGGCGAAAGCCTCGATTGTTTTCCATGGGGCGACGCCATGTACTACCACGGCTCAGCCGGCCAGACCGACGGGACGGGCAACTTCAGTGATTACCTGGGTACGCAGAACTGGGGCTATGAAGGTGAACAGGGCAAGCACTACGGGCTGATGGTGCTCCTGAAACCCAAGCGGACCTACAGCAGTTGGCCCAACGATCCGGTGATGTTCACCACCAAGTTCGATCCCAACGCCCTGTACTGCCCGTCCGACATGCGGCGGTTTCCCGACAACTTCCCGACGAAGACCTGGGAACTCAAGAATGGCAGCTACGCCTACCGTGGCCTGACGCCTCGTTCAACTGTGCCCAATGACCGGTTTGGCGCCTGGTGGAACTTCAACGGCCCAAGCCGCACCTCCGATCCGGCCCGTCCGATGGTGGTGGATCGATTTACGCCCGATATTCATTTGAGATACTACAACATAGCCGCCACGGATGGCAGTGTGCGCCTGATTCACGACTCGGTCGGGCTGGTCCCCAAAGCCGGCTGGGCTCTGCCCGTATGGAGCTTCTTCGATGCCGCCAGCGGTCTGGCCTGGGATTAG